From a single Candidatus Defluviilinea gracilis genomic region:
- a CDS encoding FHA domain-containing protein — translation MIICPNCQHENTNGSVFCAECGEQLDGVETLVTQAITEDQISEDLRNQAPRPEAEATPANSWLSLHLMDSGKIMPLASRNEFTLGRLSEGQPIMPDIDLTAYQAYASGVSRLHAVVKRDESNVVVMDLGSSNGTYLNGRRLTPHTEERLSHGDIVALGKLKIQILLRNI, via the coding sequence ATGATCATTTGCCCCAATTGCCAGCACGAAAACACCAATGGATCCGTGTTTTGTGCGGAGTGCGGCGAACAACTCGACGGAGTTGAAACGCTCGTCACTCAGGCAATTACCGAGGATCAAATCTCGGAGGATTTGAGGAATCAGGCTCCCCGTCCCGAAGCGGAAGCGACCCCTGCCAACAGTTGGTTATCCCTGCATTTAATGGACAGCGGCAAGATCATGCCGCTCGCGTCGCGCAACGAATTTACTCTGGGCCGTCTGAGCGAGGGACAGCCCATTATGCCGGATATCGATCTGACCGCTTATCAGGCATATGCTTCAGGCGTTTCGCGCCTGCATGCCGTAGTGAAGCGCGATGAGAGCAATGTAGTCGTGATGGACCTCGGCTCTTCAAATGGAACCTATTTGAATGGGCGTCGTCTCACCCCGCATACCGAAGAGCGACTCAGCCACGGCGATATCGTTGCATTGGGAAAATTGAAGATACAGATTCTTCTGCGAAATATCTAG